The Triticum aestivum cultivar Chinese Spring chromosome 7B, IWGSC CS RefSeq v2.1, whole genome shotgun sequence genome window below encodes:
- the LOC123161845 gene encoding uncharacterized protein isoform X1 translates to MAAALASPRTSRQLVDALTAHLSLYHAANPSSPSPSPSPSPTPRAAILRWLAALPPPARAAACTALLPPPAAAALLSMLRRLRLRGHSSFFVLADPAPTDPSSPTVLSRLSRGLLARAAAASRAHELLFARALLFTASPASPRPDAITLAEPLLADLDAFVAAMDEISGGAFLRAGDGEVDLAALASEEFPELPWLKAKGYYVIEEFVANWVEIALRMSWAAAAAGGGVGGKKAVRVGRCVKEKAGLASTAFWREKGYVDWWMRLEPRVRARITGAFFGKSAKALANEIEGSDVASSDSGSFLADSMYGSTRQSFFRKNQPGCGDVASILSCKKKPAFAKELKRLLVLQEIVCLKSNITYCGGDAIFLTSLMSAGTVADNILMRLRRLLMVVSTESIKLELIGDGASNNPKKNVEKTSVGSRKGKKKSSSSKKLAASSKSSKDNGGSSTETRNSRIVSKSNQQTPSVRCTINGPASEETPCKEIAPIPKAEQAIRLADCNNQCNKKKNKRKGKAKLSDLLRAENPGPGKLKTAVAHVATEAFHKSPEAVDAPLCVPSHAHISSNDIPEAVGCSESSSIFDGTEEKGIKSSRKLEDTLRSSMVISSVTTECCQSAQKPANFSVNEQSPSRSSQNEFIVQPSLCSPSSSDNVLSGNPCRNSADSLVRSAQDKTGCDITQGALHGLPPGVGKGYEKQMDHSSVVTTDKLLPSVIPANILQSAISDNGTAVKNGVDEYYAFNRNLLGGTSYEWPSVAPHFVSPEMQQRPAAADRLHLDVGYRWPTPFNQPFIPANHQVRSSPVESGCNQMLSSLSVPLSFDWPPVFRGYGKLTQNAALSYDPVFAPHMQSSAWPGFPAQLIQRGGICSEKDRKYFSDSDPRNTSDVGDDTESYWFSEEESDGRATSGRDINQYFGGGVMYWSPAEHAGTGFSRPPSLSSDDSAWAWHEADVSRVVDDLAIGIPSSTYNANGASSPPSSPSPSCSQHETSDPSPQPACHSVAGNDINNEASHSPSSTQDSPEDKTTSAVKSPSCASEVKGDTLPYAMLRPIVVSNISRRLSRSDFRGGHDHRSPCVSSTRRDIPLVRRPPSPVLLSVPRMPRPPPPSPVGESRKRGFPIVRSGSSSPRHWGMRSLFSDDKIFNRAQFCLDGPEVVWPSWVNKGTSTGTLVQSIEDTVLQDHLVKISQLSRDQHPDVAVPLQPPDMLNGSPHKASLSLMHNALHEEIDQFCKQVAAANLVTKPYINWAVKRVTRCLQVLWPRSRTNLFGSNATGLALPTSDVDLVVSLPPVRNLEPIKEAGILEGRNGIKETCLQHAARCLGNQDWVRSDSLKTIENTAIPVIMLVAQVPCDTNMSNDPSVLDSSQEISVNVLGEQGSPPRSDNSISEGSNALAGSKMKDDCDAVRSIRLDISFKSPSHTGLQTTELVGELTQQFPAALPLALIMKKFLADRSLDHPYSGGLSSYCLVLLITRFLQHEHHLGRPINQNLGSLLMDFLYFFGNVFDPRHMRISIQGSGIYLNRERGHSIDPIHIDDPLCPANNVGRNCFRIHQCIKAFADAFAVLENELLQFTAECNMPASSFSLLKKIIPSIDSNEL, encoded by the exons ATGGCCGCCGCCCTCGCGTCGCCGCGCACCTCGCGGCAGCTCGTCGACGCCCTCACCGCGCACCTCTCCCTCTACCACGCCGCCAACCCtagcagcccctccccttccccatccccctcccccacccctcgcGCCGCGATCCTGCGGTGGCtggccgcgctgccgccgccggcgcGCGCGGCGGCCTGCACGGCCCtcctgccgccgcccgccgcggccGCGCTCCTCTCcatgctccgccgcctccgcctccgcggcCACTCCTCCTTCTTCGTCCTCGCCGACCCGGCCCCCACCGACCCCTCCTCCCCCACCGTCCTCTCGCGCCTCTCCCGGGGCCTGCTCGCccgggccgccgccgcctcgcgcgcgCACGAGCTGCTCTTCGCCCGCGCGCTCCTCTTCACCGCCTCCCCAGCCTCCCCGCGCCCCGATGCGATCACGCTCGCCGAGCCCCTCCTGGCCGACCTCGACGCCTTCGTCGCCGCCATGGACGAGATCTCCGGCGGGGCCTTCCTCCGCgcaggcgacggcgaggtcgaccTGGCCGCATTGGCGTCCGAGGAGTTCCCCGAGCTGCCCTGGCTCAAGGCCAAGGGGTACTACGTGATCGAGGAGTTCGTGGCCAACTGGGTCGAGATCGCGCTGCGGATGTCgtgggcggcggccgcggccgggGGCGGCGTCGGCGGGAAGAAGGCGGTGAGGGTTGGGAGGTGCGTCAAGGAGAAGGCCGGGCTGGCGTCGACGGCCTTCTGGAGGGAGAAGGGGTATGTGGACTGGTGGATGCGGCTGGAGCCCCGGGTGAGAGCAAGGATCACAGGAGCCTTCTTCGGGAAGAGTGCAAAGGCGCTG GCTAATGAGATTGAAGGATCAGATGTTGCTTCTAGCGATTCTGGATCATTTCTTGCAGACAGTATGTATGGAAGTACACGGCAGTCTTTTTTCAGAAAGAATCAACCTGGTTGCGGCGATGTTGCAAGCATTCTGTCTTGTAAAAAGAAGCCTGCTTTTGCTAAAGAATTAAAAAGATTGCTGGTGCTTCAGGAGATAGTGTGTTTAAAGAGCAATATTACTTACTGTGGCGGTGATGCAATCTTTCTCACTTCATTAATGTCAGCTGGCACTGTTGCTGACAATATACTCATGAGATTACGAAGACTTCTCATGGTGGTGTCGACGGAAAGTATAAAGTTGGAGCTCATTGGGGATGGAGCATCAAATAATCCAAAAAAGAATGTTGAAAAGACAAGTGTAGGTTCTCGAAAAGGAAAGAAGAAGTCTAGTAGCTCGAAAAAGCTAGCAGCGTCTTCCAAGTCGTCCAAG GACAATGGAGGCAGTAGCACAGAAACAAGAAATTCTAGGATTGTGTCAAAGTCAAACCAGCAGACTCCATCTGTTCGATGCACTATTAATGGACCCGCTTCTGAAGAAACTCCTTGCAAAGAAATTGCACCAATACCAAAGGCG GAGCAAGCTATCAGGTTGGCTGACTGCAATAATCAATgtaacaaaaagaaaaacaaacgtAAAGGGAAAGCAAAACTCTCTGATCTTTTGAGAGCTGAGAACCCTGGACCTGGCAAATTGAAGACAGCTGTTGCTCATGTTGCTACAGAAGCCTTTCATAAATCTCCCGAAGCAGTAGATGCCCCACTGTGTGTCCCATCTCATGCGCATATTTCCAGTAATGACATCCCTGAAGCAGTGGGTTGTTCTGAGTCATCAAGTATCTTTGATGGAACTGAAGAAAAAGGCATCAAAAGCAGCAGAAAACTGGAAGATACCTTACGTTCTTCTATGGTTATCTCATCAGTAACCACAGAGTGTTGTCAGAGTGCACAAAAACCTGCCAACTTCAGTGTGAATGAGCAGAGCCCATCACGCAGTAGTCAAAATGAATTCATTGTCCAACCATCTTTATGTTCACCTTCCAGTAGTGATAATGTTTTATCTGGTAATCCATGCAGAAACTCTGCTGACTCCTTGGTAAGATCTGCACAGGATAAGACTGGCTGTGATATAACACAGGGAGCTTTGCATGGACTTCCTCCTGGTGTTGGTAAAGGATATGAGAAACAAATGGATCACAGCTCTGTAGTGACAACCGACAAACTTTTACCATCAGTCATTCCTGCCAACATTCTCCAAAGTGCTATAAGCGACAATGGTACAGCAGTGAAGAATGGTGTAGATGAATATTATGCATTCAACCGGAACTTGCTGGGAGGAACATCATACGAGTGGCCTAGTGTAGCACCCCATTTTGTATCACCTGAAATGCAACAGCGCCCTGCTGCAGCAGACAGGTTGCATCTTGATGTTGGTTACAGATGGCCTACTCCATTTAACCAACCTTTCATTCCTGCCAACCATCAGGTGAGAAGCTCACCAGTTGAATCTGGATGCAATCAAATGTTATCTTCTTTGTCAGTGCCCTTAAGTTTTGATTGGCCTCCTGTTTTCAGAGGTTATGGTAAACTGACTCAAAATGCTGCTTTAAGTTATGATCCGGTATTTGCCCCACATATGCAGTCTTCTGCTTGGCCTGGGTTTCCTGCTCAACTAATTCAGAGAGGTGGCATTTGCAGTGAAAAAGATAGGAAATATTTTAGCGATAGTGACCCAAGAAACACATCAGATGTTGGGGATGATACTGAAAGCTATTGGTTTTCTGAAGAAGAATCAGACGGCCGTGCAACTTCTGGAAGAGATATTAATCAATATTTTGGCGGTGGCGTGATGTATTGGAGTCCTGCAGAACATGCCGGAACGGGCTTTTCTAGGCCACCATCTCTTAGTTCAGATGACAGTGCTTGGGCATGGCATGAGGCAGATGTTAGTCGAGTTGTTGACGATCTGGCTATTGGGATTCCATCATCAACATATAATGCAAATGGTGCATCGTCACCACCATCCAGCCCAAGCCCATCCTGTTCCCAGCATGAAACTTCTGATCCTTCCCCTCAGCCTGCTTGTCACTCAGTGGCAGGGAATGACATCAACAATGAAGCTTCACATTCTCCATCTTCTACGCAAGACAGTCCTGAAGATAAGACTACTTCGGCTGTAAAGAGTCCATCTTGTGCCAGTGAAGTAAAGGGGGATACACTACCATATGCAATGCTGCGGCCAATAGTTGTTTCTAATATATCACGAAGGCTATCAAGATCTGACTTTAGGGGTGGTCATGATCACAGGAGCCCATGTGTGTCTTCGACCAGGAGGGATATACCTCTTGTAAGAAGACCTCCATCGCCAGTATTACTTAGTGTTCCTCGcatgcctcggccacctcctccttctcctgttGGAGAATCAAGAAAACGTGGATTCCCAATTGTTAGATCCGGCAGTTCAAGCCCGCGGCATTGGGGGATGAGAAGTTTGTTTTCTGATGATAAAATTTTCAATAGGGCTCAGTTTTGCTTGGATGGCCCTGAAGTTGTATGGCCTTCATGGGTGAATAAAGGCACCTCTACTGGTACACTGGTACAATCAATTGAGGATACTGTCTTGCAGGACCACCTTGTTAAGATTTCACAGCTTTCACGTGATCAACAT CCAGATGTTGCAGTTCCTTTGCAGCCACCTGATATGTTAAATGGTTCACCTCACAAGGCATCCCTTTCTTTGATGCACAATGCTCTACATGAAGAGATTGATCAATTCTGTAAGCAG GTTGCTGCTGCAAATCTGGTGACGAAGCCCTATATAAATTGGGCTGTCAAAAGGGTCACACGGTGCCTGCAAGTTCTCTGGCCTCGCTCGCGTACAAATCTATTTGGCTCAAATGCCACTGGTTTGGCCCTTCCAACTAGTGATGTAGATCTCGTGGTTTCTCTCCCCCCAGTCCGAAATCTG GAACCTATTAAAGAAGCTGGAATTTTGGAAGGCCGCAATGGCATTAAGGAAACATGCCTCCAG caTGCGGCAAGGTGCCTTGGAAATCAGGACTGGGTTAGGAGTGATTCCCTCAAAACGATTGAAAACACAGCA ATACCTGTGATCATGCTTGTAGCCCAAGTACCTTGTGACACAAATATGTCCAATGACCCTTCTGTTCTGGATAGCTCACAAGAAATTTCAGTCAATGTGCTTGGGGAGCAAGGGAGCCCTCCTCGTTCTGACAATTCTATTTCAGAAGGCAGCAACGCACTTGCGGGCTCAAAAATGAAGGATGATTGTGATGCTGTGCGGTCAATTCGTCTTGATATAAGTTTCAAATCACCATCCCACACAGGACTCCAGACTACTGAGTTG GTTGGTGAGCTGACTCAGCAATTTCCTGCGGCTTTACCCCTTGCATTAATCATGAAGAAGTTTTTGGCAGATCGTAGTTTGGACCACCCATATTCGGGTGGTCTAAGCTCTTACTGTTTG
- the LOC123161845 gene encoding uncharacterized protein isoform X2 produces MAAALASPRTSRQLVDALTAHLSLYHAANPSSPSPSPSPSPTPRAAILRWLAALPPPARAAACTALLPPPAAAALLSMLRRLRLRGHSSFFVLADPAPTDPSSPTVLSRLSRGLLARAAAASRAHELLFARALLFTASPASPRPDAITLAEPLLADLDAFVAAMDEISGGAFLRAGDGEVDLAALASEEFPELPWLKAKGYYVIEEFVANWVEIALRMSWAAAAAGGGVGGKKAVRVGRCVKEKAGLASTAFWREKGYVDWWMRLEPRVRARITGAFFGKSAKALANEIEGSDVASSDSGSFLADSMYGSTRQSFFRKNQPGCGDVASILSCKKKPAFAKELKRLLVLQEIVCLKSNITYCGGDAIFLTSLMSAGTVADNILMRLRRLLMVVSTESIKLELIGDGASNNPKKNVEKTSVGSRKGKKKSSSSKKLAASSKSSKDNGGSSTETRNSRIVSKSNQQTPSVRCTINGPASEETPCKEIAPIPKAEQAIRLADCNNQCNKKKNKRKGKAKLSDLLRAENPGPGKLKTAVAHVATEAFHKSPEAVDAPLCVPSHAHISSNDIPEAVGCSESSSIFDGTEEKGIKSSRKLEDTLRSSMVISSVTTECCQSAQKPANFSVNEQSPSRSSQNEFIVQPSLCSPSSSDNVLSGNPCRNSADSLVRSAQDKTGCDITQGALHGLPPGVGKGYEKQMDHSSVVTTDKLLPSVIPANILQSAISDNGTAVKNGVDEYYAFNRNLLGGTSYEWPSVAPHFVSPEMQQRPAAADRLHLDVGYRWPTPFNQPFIPANHQVRSSPVESGCNQMLSSLSVPLSFDWPPVFRGYGKLTQNAALSYDPVFAPHMQSSAWPGFPAQLIQRGGICSEKDRKYFSDSDPRNTSDVGDDTESYWFSEEESDGRATSGRDINQYFGGGVMYWSPAEHAGTGFSRPPSLSSDDSAWAWHEADVSRVVDDLAIGIPSSTYNANGASSPPSSPSPSCSQHETSDPSPQPACHSVAGNDINNEASHSPSSTQDSPEDKTTSAVKSPSCASEVKGDTLPYAMLRPIVVSNISRRLSRSDFRGGHDHRSPCVSSTRRDIPLVRRPPSPVLLSVPRMPRPPPPSPVGESRKRGFPIVRSGSSSPRHWGMRSLFSDDKIFNRAQFCLDGPEVVWPSWVNKGTSTGTLVQSIEDTVLQDHLVKISQLSRDQHPDVAVPLQPPDMLNGSPHKASLSLMHNALHEEIDQFCKQVAAANLVTKPYINWAVKRVTRCLQVLWPRSRTNLFGSNATGLALPTSDVDLVVSLPPVRNLLFPGTY; encoded by the exons ATGGCCGCCGCCCTCGCGTCGCCGCGCACCTCGCGGCAGCTCGTCGACGCCCTCACCGCGCACCTCTCCCTCTACCACGCCGCCAACCCtagcagcccctccccttccccatccccctcccccacccctcgcGCCGCGATCCTGCGGTGGCtggccgcgctgccgccgccggcgcGCGCGGCGGCCTGCACGGCCCtcctgccgccgcccgccgcggccGCGCTCCTCTCcatgctccgccgcctccgcctccgcggcCACTCCTCCTTCTTCGTCCTCGCCGACCCGGCCCCCACCGACCCCTCCTCCCCCACCGTCCTCTCGCGCCTCTCCCGGGGCCTGCTCGCccgggccgccgccgcctcgcgcgcgCACGAGCTGCTCTTCGCCCGCGCGCTCCTCTTCACCGCCTCCCCAGCCTCCCCGCGCCCCGATGCGATCACGCTCGCCGAGCCCCTCCTGGCCGACCTCGACGCCTTCGTCGCCGCCATGGACGAGATCTCCGGCGGGGCCTTCCTCCGCgcaggcgacggcgaggtcgaccTGGCCGCATTGGCGTCCGAGGAGTTCCCCGAGCTGCCCTGGCTCAAGGCCAAGGGGTACTACGTGATCGAGGAGTTCGTGGCCAACTGGGTCGAGATCGCGCTGCGGATGTCgtgggcggcggccgcggccgggGGCGGCGTCGGCGGGAAGAAGGCGGTGAGGGTTGGGAGGTGCGTCAAGGAGAAGGCCGGGCTGGCGTCGACGGCCTTCTGGAGGGAGAAGGGGTATGTGGACTGGTGGATGCGGCTGGAGCCCCGGGTGAGAGCAAGGATCACAGGAGCCTTCTTCGGGAAGAGTGCAAAGGCGCTG GCTAATGAGATTGAAGGATCAGATGTTGCTTCTAGCGATTCTGGATCATTTCTTGCAGACAGTATGTATGGAAGTACACGGCAGTCTTTTTTCAGAAAGAATCAACCTGGTTGCGGCGATGTTGCAAGCATTCTGTCTTGTAAAAAGAAGCCTGCTTTTGCTAAAGAATTAAAAAGATTGCTGGTGCTTCAGGAGATAGTGTGTTTAAAGAGCAATATTACTTACTGTGGCGGTGATGCAATCTTTCTCACTTCATTAATGTCAGCTGGCACTGTTGCTGACAATATACTCATGAGATTACGAAGACTTCTCATGGTGGTGTCGACGGAAAGTATAAAGTTGGAGCTCATTGGGGATGGAGCATCAAATAATCCAAAAAAGAATGTTGAAAAGACAAGTGTAGGTTCTCGAAAAGGAAAGAAGAAGTCTAGTAGCTCGAAAAAGCTAGCAGCGTCTTCCAAGTCGTCCAAG GACAATGGAGGCAGTAGCACAGAAACAAGAAATTCTAGGATTGTGTCAAAGTCAAACCAGCAGACTCCATCTGTTCGATGCACTATTAATGGACCCGCTTCTGAAGAAACTCCTTGCAAAGAAATTGCACCAATACCAAAGGCG GAGCAAGCTATCAGGTTGGCTGACTGCAATAATCAATgtaacaaaaagaaaaacaaacgtAAAGGGAAAGCAAAACTCTCTGATCTTTTGAGAGCTGAGAACCCTGGACCTGGCAAATTGAAGACAGCTGTTGCTCATGTTGCTACAGAAGCCTTTCATAAATCTCCCGAAGCAGTAGATGCCCCACTGTGTGTCCCATCTCATGCGCATATTTCCAGTAATGACATCCCTGAAGCAGTGGGTTGTTCTGAGTCATCAAGTATCTTTGATGGAACTGAAGAAAAAGGCATCAAAAGCAGCAGAAAACTGGAAGATACCTTACGTTCTTCTATGGTTATCTCATCAGTAACCACAGAGTGTTGTCAGAGTGCACAAAAACCTGCCAACTTCAGTGTGAATGAGCAGAGCCCATCACGCAGTAGTCAAAATGAATTCATTGTCCAACCATCTTTATGTTCACCTTCCAGTAGTGATAATGTTTTATCTGGTAATCCATGCAGAAACTCTGCTGACTCCTTGGTAAGATCTGCACAGGATAAGACTGGCTGTGATATAACACAGGGAGCTTTGCATGGACTTCCTCCTGGTGTTGGTAAAGGATATGAGAAACAAATGGATCACAGCTCTGTAGTGACAACCGACAAACTTTTACCATCAGTCATTCCTGCCAACATTCTCCAAAGTGCTATAAGCGACAATGGTACAGCAGTGAAGAATGGTGTAGATGAATATTATGCATTCAACCGGAACTTGCTGGGAGGAACATCATACGAGTGGCCTAGTGTAGCACCCCATTTTGTATCACCTGAAATGCAACAGCGCCCTGCTGCAGCAGACAGGTTGCATCTTGATGTTGGTTACAGATGGCCTACTCCATTTAACCAACCTTTCATTCCTGCCAACCATCAGGTGAGAAGCTCACCAGTTGAATCTGGATGCAATCAAATGTTATCTTCTTTGTCAGTGCCCTTAAGTTTTGATTGGCCTCCTGTTTTCAGAGGTTATGGTAAACTGACTCAAAATGCTGCTTTAAGTTATGATCCGGTATTTGCCCCACATATGCAGTCTTCTGCTTGGCCTGGGTTTCCTGCTCAACTAATTCAGAGAGGTGGCATTTGCAGTGAAAAAGATAGGAAATATTTTAGCGATAGTGACCCAAGAAACACATCAGATGTTGGGGATGATACTGAAAGCTATTGGTTTTCTGAAGAAGAATCAGACGGCCGTGCAACTTCTGGAAGAGATATTAATCAATATTTTGGCGGTGGCGTGATGTATTGGAGTCCTGCAGAACATGCCGGAACGGGCTTTTCTAGGCCACCATCTCTTAGTTCAGATGACAGTGCTTGGGCATGGCATGAGGCAGATGTTAGTCGAGTTGTTGACGATCTGGCTATTGGGATTCCATCATCAACATATAATGCAAATGGTGCATCGTCACCACCATCCAGCCCAAGCCCATCCTGTTCCCAGCATGAAACTTCTGATCCTTCCCCTCAGCCTGCTTGTCACTCAGTGGCAGGGAATGACATCAACAATGAAGCTTCACATTCTCCATCTTCTACGCAAGACAGTCCTGAAGATAAGACTACTTCGGCTGTAAAGAGTCCATCTTGTGCCAGTGAAGTAAAGGGGGATACACTACCATATGCAATGCTGCGGCCAATAGTTGTTTCTAATATATCACGAAGGCTATCAAGATCTGACTTTAGGGGTGGTCATGATCACAGGAGCCCATGTGTGTCTTCGACCAGGAGGGATATACCTCTTGTAAGAAGACCTCCATCGCCAGTATTACTTAGTGTTCCTCGcatgcctcggccacctcctccttctcctgttGGAGAATCAAGAAAACGTGGATTCCCAATTGTTAGATCCGGCAGTTCAAGCCCGCGGCATTGGGGGATGAGAAGTTTGTTTTCTGATGATAAAATTTTCAATAGGGCTCAGTTTTGCTTGGATGGCCCTGAAGTTGTATGGCCTTCATGGGTGAATAAAGGCACCTCTACTGGTACACTGGTACAATCAATTGAGGATACTGTCTTGCAGGACCACCTTGTTAAGATTTCACAGCTTTCACGTGATCAACAT CCAGATGTTGCAGTTCCTTTGCAGCCACCTGATATGTTAAATGGTTCACCTCACAAGGCATCCCTTTCTTTGATGCACAATGCTCTACATGAAGAGATTGATCAATTCTGTAAGCAG GTTGCTGCTGCAAATCTGGTGACGAAGCCCTATATAAATTGGGCTGTCAAAAGGGTCACACGGTGCCTGCAAGTTCTCTGGCCTCGCTCGCGTACAAATCTATTTGGCTCAAATGCCACTGGTTTGGCCCTTCCAACTAGTGATGTAGATCTCGTGGTTTCTCTCCCCCCAGTCCGAAATCTG CTGTTTCCAGGAACCTATTAA